Within Peromyscus leucopus breed LL Stock chromosome 16_21, UCI_PerLeu_2.1, whole genome shotgun sequence, the genomic segment CGCCTGCTGCTTGCTCTGGAACTCCTGCTCGCGCTCCCTGCGGTACTGCTCCACCTCCATCTGGGCCTCCTCCTTGGCCTGCTTCAGTCGCCGGGCCTTCCCTAGAGGCAGGACAGTGGGTAcagacccccaccccacacccaggtGTGTTAGTAGGAACCAGTCCCTCCAGAAAGTTATTCAGCGTCCTGTCAACCACCCATTTCTTCCATCCTAGCAAGCTGCCAGCCCCCCAGCTCCGTCTCCAGTATCCTTGGGTTTTCCTAAGGACTCAAATCCCGCTGTCCCCTGCCTCTAAATTCTCCTTGAGAGTcctaggagaggaaagaggaggctcACTCTTCCTGGCATCGGCCACCTTCTCCGCTGCCCGCTTCTCGGCTTGGAGGAGCTGCTGGATACCCTGGGACTGACTGGCCATTTTTGTCGCTGGAGAAGATGCTGTTTCGAAGGCGACCAAGGTACCAGATGGCTCCCACCTCCAGCGCCGCCTCCTCCTCCGGCCGCTTGCTGCAGTCCTCCGCTCCCCCTGGGTCTTAATGCTCCCGTTTTCTCTCCGTCGTCTGCATCCTCACGCCGACGGCTGGTCCTCCTCTCGGGCCTCGCTGAGGTAGTGCCCCAAACGGCCGCCCGGGGGCAGCAGAGACCAGGCCCGGAGCAGGCGGGCTGCAGCAGGTGCAGGGCCTCGCACCAGGGTCACCGGGGATGGGGCCAGGGGACGGGACGGGGCAGAGCTCGGCCGGTGGTCTCAGGGACACAAAGACGACGAGGATGGGGTGGGAAGGTAAGGATGTGCCTGGAGAACGGGGCGGTGGGTGCACACTCCCACTCCCCTGCCTCCGCGCCCCCTCCGCCCCACCCCCTCTTCagtctccatcttttttttttttttaaacattttccaaGTCCGACCGTGTGCACACATTTCACCTGCCCCGCCCTACGTTTGTCTTCGTAGTGTCGTCTCGTGGACTTTTCTTTTGGGATCTACCTGTCTATTTTGGCCTCAttgtgatttctctctctctctctctctctctctctctctctctctctctttctctctttcttgttttgttttgtatttcgagacagggtttctctgtgtagccctggctgtcctggatctcactctgtagcccaggctggcctcgaactcagagatccgcctgcctctgcctcccgagggctgggatgaaattttttctgtaatttacctttacttcctctctttgctctctttctcttttcatttttctattaatcCGTTACTAATTACCCCTTCTCTCCTGGCGAGGGGTCCGAGATAAACCTCAAACTAGCCCTCCAGCCTCCGGGGCCCAGCTTCGCCTTCGTAGCCCCGCGGCTAATCCTGTCTTCCGGTTTCAGGAGGACCCTGTGTTGCACTCGCCTTGTTTCCCCTCCGGAGGCCTAAGCACGAGTCACCCACTCGGGGCGGAACGATTTCCGGGATGGGCCTCATAGTCCATTTCCGCCCGAAACTCGCGTCTGCGCTGGCGCCGTTTCCGCCAGCCCCGAGTGCCGCCTCCCTCCGCGCCTCCCTCCTCGGAGCGTCCCCAGCCCAGGCCTCGGCCCCCAGCTCCGAGGGTCCTCGGGGGCGGGGAGCAGGTCTGATGAGTGGGCCCTGCCCCCGGGCCCCCGAGGACGGCGCCTCCACGTCTGTCTGCCGGGTACATTGCATTCGCTGTCTAGACCGCTCTGCCTTTGGGACTTCTCTGCAGCTCAGACTTGGGCTGATGAACATTTCCCCCATCTGGCcttacttgatttctttttaaccCTCCAAAGTTCAGAATTAACTTTTTTCCCTTGGGCCCTGGAGCCCTAAAACAATTATGTATCATTTTCTCAAAAACGACACCAAAAATCTAATCTGTGGCCTCGGCCCCTAACTCCATCCTCCCCGACCCCCCCGACCCCCTGTCAACTGGTAAGGGATGAGCGTTTAGAACAGGCTTCATCTCCGGCTGGAGATGTGAGGGGagcacagggaggcaggagggcatGTCTGCGGCGGAGGGAGAGCCGCGTTGGGTCCTCACGCTGCCCTCTCCCACTTCTTCCGCAGCCCAAGAGTTCCATGGCCCCTGCTTCCCGCCGGCAACGCCGAGAGCGACGCTTCCGGCGGTACTTGTCTGCAGGACGGCTGGTGCGAGCCCAGGCTCTCCTCCAGCGGCATCCCGGCCTCGATGTGGATGCCGGGCAGCCCCCTCCTCTCCACAGGGCCTGTGCCCGCCACGATGCCCcggccctgtgcctgctgctgcgTCTCGGGGCTGACCCTGCCCACCAGGATCGCCACGGCGACACGGCGCTGCACGCTGCCGCCCGCCAGGGCCCTGATGGTGAGTGGGTCAGCGGGGACCGGTCCCGAGAGGCCGATCGGATCGATCTGGAACGGAAGCCAGCTATCGATTGGGAATaaaggcctggtgtggtggcgcacacctttgaccTGAGCACGCaggggcaagaggatctctgtgagttcgagtccaggctagcctggtctacgcagtgagttccaggactacataggaagatcctgtctccgACAACAACAAACATAGTTGGGAAATAAGCTAGTTATTTGGTCCCCGGGACCTGTTGAAGCAGTTGACCCGGTTGGGTTTTGGGGGCAAGGGGTGGTTGTTTTGAGttggggtcttgctgtgtatttcaggctggcctcatacacACAGTCTTAcccagcatcccaagtgctgagattgcccgcagaagccaccacacccagcctgcaCCCTTTTCTTTGCGTTGCCTATCTTTCAGGGTCAGTGATTACTTTGTTCCTTTGATGGCTCTTTGCCTGTGGCACAGCCTTGAGGTTGATTGTGCTGGGTCAGATCTCACCTCTAAAAAGTtcgccccctccacccccagcttaGATTGCTTCTCTCGGTGTGGAATTAAAACAATAGCAACCTTTATGATTCCCCGCAAACATCTTACAAAGTATCCCTGCTGTGAGTCACATGATGAGCTGAGATGGCCAGCGGAGGTGAAACCTGGTGTGGAGTTGTGTTGGAGATACGGGTTCATATGTTATGAACAGATTTGTGGTCCTTGGTTTATACTTCTGAAATACAGAAACACCCTGGGGACCAGTCTCCACCAAAATTCTGTAACAAAAATGGAAGTTAAAgctggtggcccaggcctttaatccagcactttgGCGACAGAGGCAGTCTGGACTCTGAGCTCAccaccagcctagtctacatagtgagttccaggccagccagagcgaCATTggagagagaccctttctcaaaataacaacagaacATCTCAAATCAGTGGTAATGGCCTCACAGTGAGAACAGCCCCGTTCTATTCTCCAGTTTGTACAGATAACCCGCCCAGAAACAGCCCAGCCACCTAGAAATACGGGAAAATACAATGCACTCCTGTAACCCCGGCACTCAGGAGCATGGATGGGGTCCacctcaaggccagtctggtccaggCCTAAGattctcaaaaaagcaaacaagcaaatctAACTTAAATGGAGGCCATGGTGATGAGTTTATCCTGCCGAGCCCAGATGTTTTCTACCAGAGACTTGTGTGTGCTTGCCCTGCCGGCCCCAGCTTCCCCAGCCGGGTGCCCTCCTCTAGACAGCATACTTCCAGATGAGCGCTATCAAATCCCGTGTTCTAAAAACGACACAGAAGATGTTGTTTTTGCAGTGATATCAGAAGCAGCTCCGTGAAGAGCAGCCTCTTGACTAGGGGGGGAGGTCGGTCCACCAAGAGACTGACTGCCTTCCAAGCGAGCACTGGAGAATGTGAGCAGCGCCAGCCCGCCGCCTGCCCCTTTTCTCATCCCCAGCTTGGCCTCTCCttagtccaaaaaaaaaaaaaaatccttttctttaattctgcttCACATGAGTAAAGCAGGCTGGCATGTGCTGTAGTTAGTTATTTAGCTTAAAGAGAGGGAGTTTGCCAGGTGCCGGCAGCAGCTGCTGGCTGATTTAACAGGGTACCTGAAGAGAAAAACTTCAGAGTTGCCTGAATAAGTCTGAGTCTATTTACCACCAGAGGGACTGTTCCAACCAGAGTAGCGAGCTGGGGGCAGCCTTGACCTCCAatttgtttgagtttttaaaggcaaaaaatgCAGTTGTGATGTATGTACAGAAAGGCAGCTCTGGACATCTGCAGCAAGCAAGTTGTTTTCAGAAGTGGAGAGACGGACAGTTAACCTTTAGTTCAGGGTCACTTTTTATGGAATTTATGGCTGCTCCAGAGACCAGTTCACCATAGAAATTTATGTCTGGTCTAAGTGACCAGAGACCAATTGTAACCCAAGGTAGATTTAGCCATTAAAATATTCTTAGGAATGCCTTCATGAGCCTGGACGGTGACAAAGCATGGTGGGGCAGCTGCGTGCGGATTCTGGGACCTGCACCCTTACCTTGGGGCGCCTGTTTGCCTCTAAAATGGAGATTGTGATGAGCACATGGCCCATAGATTAGCTGCAGTTTTGCTACGTAATGATAAGTATGCTGTTTTCATGTGGTTCAGGTAAACTCGACTGAGCAGCTCCTGATGGTGGAGAAGGTTCTTCCATCGTTGTATGGATTCTGAGAAGCATGTGAAACATTTCACACGCGGTGACGAAAGTGAGGCCTTTCTAGGAggttcaggaagttgtctgaaACGTCACAGTTGGGAGGTTGCAATGTTCCAAAGAggaaaccctccctccctccctcccgccatACCTCTCCCAAACCCTGGCCGCCTCTCAGGCGGTTTCCCGCCACTTGCCAGTCCCGCCACCAGGTGGCGCTCTAACTCTGGCATCTCCATCTCATTAAGCCGCCAGCTGCTTTGGAGATAACAGTTGGGTTAGTAAGTGAAGATGTCTTCGCTGAGCAGGAGTCTGAGGATGCCCAAGTGCACTGAAGTGACTGGGCGGGCTTGTCATACccactggaggccagaagagggcctcccCGTTTTAGGCTTTGGTAACTTTTGgagcctctgggagagcagtctgAGCTGTCAGAGAGGCCCATCAGGGAAGCACGTGTCAGACGGCAGCCATCCTGGGCACAGAGCAGGTGTGCGTGAACACCGACAAACAGTATTTTCCTCAGGGTTTTTtgggtaaaaaacaaacaatcattCTGGTGTTTGGGTTTGTTGTCCCGAaggttttgtttgcctgtttggttgtttttttaagacagggtttctcaccgggcggtggtggcgcacgcctttagtcccagcactggggaggcacagaccggcggatctctgtgagttcgaggccagcctgggctaccaagtgagttccaggaaaggcaccaaagctacacagagaaaccctgtctcgaaaaaccaaaaaaaaaaaaaacaaaaacaaaaacaaaagacagggtttctctctagcc encodes:
- the Atp6v1g2 gene encoding V-type proton ATPase subunit G 2, which gives rise to MASQSQGIQQLLQAEKRAAEKVADARKRKARRLKQAKEEAQMEVEQYRREREQEFQSKQQAAMGSQGNLSAEVEQATRRQVQGMQSSQQRNRERVLAQLLGMVCDVRPQVHPNYRITV